The Xiphophorus hellerii strain 12219 chromosome 5, Xiphophorus_hellerii-4.1, whole genome shotgun sequence genome window below encodes:
- the LOC116719528 gene encoding GRB2-related adapter protein-like isoform X3: MEAVALFSFTASEADEISFQKGDIVKVVEMERDSFWFTAEIEGKRGFIPENYISLHPHLWFAGAISRLEAEQRLCWQDPGVFLVRASESAPGEFSLSVRQNLLIRPKQGSTVKAYCNCRTSYFSNKVCSFLEA; this comes from the exons ATGGAGGCTGTGGCTCTCTTCTCTTTCACAGCATCAGAGGCAGATGAGATCAGCTTCCAGAAAGGAGACATCGTCAAG GTGGTAGAAATGGAGAGAGACTCTTTCTGGTTCACAGCTGAGATTGAGGGGAAACGTGGATTCATACCTGAGAACTACATCTCTCTACACCCTCATCT ctGGTTTGCAGGAGCGATATCAAGACTGGAGGCTGAACAACGACTGTGCTGGCAGGATCCTGGAGTATTTCTAGTGAGGGCGAGTGAATCAGCTCCAGGAGagttctctctctctgttag aCAGAATTTATTAATTAGGCCCAAGCAGGGAAGCACTGTGAAGGCCTATTGTAATTGCAGGACTTCttatttttccaacaaagtATGCAGCTTTCTGGAGgcttaa